One Streptomyces sp. NBC_01237 genomic region harbors:
- a CDS encoding pectate lyase family protein gives MPARMRHARALALVTGCASLALAVSVPAQAAPRPTGTERAVLPAGDGWAAAEGSTTGGSAATPEHVYTVTDRAELLAAFEDAGDAPKIVRIAGTVHGNADAAGEPVDCAAYESDGYTLEKYLAAYDPATWGKEPVSGPLEDARAASAARQSAAVNVRVPSNTTLIGVGKDATVIGASLQVKDVSNVIVRNLTFEDTYDCFPQWDPTDGDKGAWNSEYDNLVVSNSRHVWVDHNTFHDGDRHDADQPRHYGELYQQHDGLFDIVRGADLVTISWNVLRNHDKTMLIGNSDSAGATDRGRLRVTLHHNLFQDVKERAPRVRFGKVDSYNNHFVATADSAYGYTYGIGAESQLVAEHNAFTTGPRFDAATILKKWKEAPVSAENNYVNGRRTDLIAVHNAGVPDEQLTRGAGWTPTLRTRTDDPRAVPALVGRGAGAGKGC, from the coding sequence ATGCCCGCACGTATGCGTCATGCCCGTGCCCTCGCCCTGGTGACGGGCTGCGCCTCGCTCGCCCTCGCCGTGTCCGTACCCGCCCAGGCCGCGCCCCGTCCCACCGGGACCGAACGCGCCGTGCTCCCCGCGGGCGACGGCTGGGCCGCCGCCGAGGGCTCCACCACCGGCGGCTCGGCGGCCACCCCCGAACACGTCTACACCGTCACCGACCGCGCCGAACTCCTCGCCGCCTTCGAGGACGCCGGCGATGCCCCCAAGATCGTCCGCATCGCCGGAACCGTCCACGGCAACGCCGACGCGGCGGGCGAGCCCGTCGACTGCGCGGCGTACGAGAGCGACGGCTACACCCTGGAGAAGTACCTCGCCGCCTACGACCCGGCGACCTGGGGCAAGGAGCCCGTCTCCGGGCCGCTGGAGGACGCGCGGGCCGCGTCCGCCGCCCGGCAGAGTGCCGCGGTGAACGTCCGGGTCCCGTCCAACACCACCCTGATCGGAGTGGGGAAGGACGCCACCGTCATCGGCGCGAGCCTTCAGGTCAAGGACGTCTCCAACGTCATCGTCCGCAACCTCACCTTCGAGGACACCTACGACTGCTTCCCGCAGTGGGACCCCACCGACGGGGACAAGGGCGCCTGGAACTCCGAGTACGACAACCTCGTCGTCAGCAACTCCCGCCATGTCTGGGTCGACCACAACACCTTCCACGACGGCGACCGGCACGACGCCGACCAGCCGCGCCACTACGGCGAGCTCTACCAGCAGCACGACGGCCTCTTCGACATCGTGCGCGGCGCCGACCTGGTCACCATCTCCTGGAACGTCCTGAGGAACCACGACAAGACCATGCTCATCGGCAACAGCGACAGCGCCGGTGCCACCGACCGCGGCAGGCTCCGCGTCACCCTCCACCACAACCTCTTCCAGGACGTGAAGGAGCGCGCGCCCCGCGTCCGCTTCGGCAAGGTCGACTCGTACAACAACCACTTCGTCGCCACCGCGGACAGCGCCTACGGCTACACGTACGGCATCGGCGCGGAGTCACAGCTCGTCGCCGAGCACAACGCCTTCACGACCGGCCCCCGGTTCGACGCGGCGACGATCCTGAAGAAGTGGAAGGAGGCACCCGTCAGCGCGGAGAACAACTACGTCAACGGCCGCAGGACCGACCTGATCGCCGTCCACAACGCGGGCGTGCCCGACGAGCAGCTGACGCGGGGCGCCGGCTGGACCCCGACGCTGCGCACCAGGACCGACGACCCCCGGGCGGTCCCGGCCCTCGTCGGCCGAGGGGCGGGCGCGGGCAAGGGTTGCTGA
- a CDS encoding rhamnogalacturonan acetylesterase, whose protein sequence is MSLTRRRAAAALAALPLALAATPAVARGGGGGGRPGTLHIAGDSTAARKYADAAPETGWGTALPFFLGRSLRVANHALNGRSSKSFVDEGRLTALLDRVRPGDLVLIQFGHNDEKTEDPLRGTDPYTTYQEYLRRYVTGARAHRARPVLITPVERRRFAADGTARPTHGDYPDAMRALAVEERVPLLDIQALSLARWQEFGPDGTLEYFNWVEPGQWPNHPDGKQDNTHFRPTGAIEVARMTARALRVGHVLAPHEVTGLDAPVPADRITWPPLP, encoded by the coding sequence GTGTCCCTCACCCGCCGACGCGCGGCAGCCGCGCTCGCCGCGCTGCCCCTCGCCCTCGCCGCCACCCCCGCCGTCGCCCGCGGTGGCGGCGGCGGGGGCCGGCCCGGAACCCTGCACATCGCGGGCGACTCCACGGCCGCCCGGAAATACGCCGACGCCGCACCCGAGACCGGCTGGGGGACGGCCCTGCCGTTCTTCCTCGGCCGCTCCCTCCGGGTCGCCAACCACGCGCTGAACGGACGCAGTTCGAAGAGCTTCGTGGACGAGGGCCGGCTCACCGCACTGCTGGACCGGGTGCGCCCCGGCGACCTCGTGCTCATCCAGTTCGGCCACAACGACGAGAAGACCGAGGACCCGCTCCGCGGCACCGACCCGTACACCACGTACCAGGAGTATCTGCGCCGGTACGTGACCGGCGCCCGCGCCCACCGGGCCCGGCCGGTCCTCATCACCCCGGTGGAACGGCGGAGGTTCGCCGCCGACGGCACCGCGCGGCCCACCCACGGCGACTACCCGGACGCCATGCGCGCCCTGGCCGTCGAGGAACGCGTACCGCTCCTCGACATCCAGGCGCTCTCACTGGCCCGCTGGCAGGAGTTCGGCCCCGACGGGACCCTGGAGTACTTCAACTGGGTGGAGCCGGGCCAGTGGCCGAACCACCCGGACGGCAAGCAGGACAACACCCACTTCCGGCCCACCGGCGCCATCGAGGTGGCCCGGATGACCGCCCGCGCGCTGCGGGTCGGGCATGTCCTCGCCCCGCACGAGGTCACCGGCCTCGACGCCCCGGTCCCCGCCGACCGGATCACCTGGCCGCCGCTGCCCTGA
- a CDS encoding ABC transporter substrate-binding protein yields the protein MNISKTHRGRAAAAVSLSAVLALTATACGDDGSGAGEEGSGKGEITFWDNNGGPRTAVWTEIIKDFEKKYPDIRVKYVPIPIADVQSKYDTAIAGGGLPDVGGVGTAYLSNIVSQEALEPVNDRLKESSLDGRLVESMVESVKVAGGRGEDMYTVPTSANNGALWYRTDLFEAANLEAPTTWAKFYEAADKLTDSKNNKFGYTIRGGAGSIAQAIDAVYGQSGITEFWDGDSTTLNDPENVAALEKYAALFKKATPAADVNNDFTKMVAQWDTGTIGMLSHNLGSYQDHLKALGKEKFAGIPNPVGDGGTRVQVSNPVDGLGMFRSGKNKTAAWKFIEFAASHESNSKWNESAGAIPANTEAAKDPWIGATEPTALGAKSLTDGSTKIVQLPYYLPDWNNISKADNEPEFQKLLLGKVTAKAFLDKIADELNAAQKEWKEIGNG from the coding sequence ATGAACATCTCCAAGACGCACCGGGGGCGCGCCGCGGCAGCGGTGTCCCTGTCCGCCGTGCTCGCCCTGACCGCCACCGCCTGCGGTGACGACGGCAGCGGCGCGGGCGAGGAGGGCAGCGGGAAGGGCGAGATCACCTTCTGGGACAACAACGGCGGTCCGCGCACCGCCGTCTGGACCGAGATCATCAAGGACTTCGAGAAGAAGTACCCGGACATCCGGGTGAAGTACGTCCCGATCCCGATCGCCGACGTCCAGTCCAAGTACGACACGGCGATCGCGGGCGGCGGCCTGCCCGACGTCGGCGGCGTCGGTACCGCCTATCTCTCCAACATCGTCTCGCAGGAGGCGCTGGAGCCGGTCAACGACCGGCTGAAGGAGTCCTCCCTCGACGGCAGGCTCGTCGAGTCCATGGTCGAGAGCGTCAAGGTCGCGGGCGGCCGGGGCGAGGACATGTACACCGTGCCGACCTCCGCGAACAACGGCGCCCTCTGGTACCGCACCGACCTGTTCGAGGCCGCGAACCTGGAAGCGCCCACCACCTGGGCGAAGTTCTACGAGGCCGCCGACAAGCTCACCGACAGCAAGAACAACAAGTTCGGCTACACCATCCGCGGCGGCGCGGGCTCCATCGCCCAGGCCATCGACGCGGTGTACGGCCAGTCCGGGATCACGGAGTTCTGGGACGGCGACAGCACCACTCTGAACGACCCGGAGAACGTCGCCGCGCTGGAGAAGTACGCCGCCCTGTTCAAGAAGGCGACCCCCGCCGCCGACGTCAACAACGACTTCACCAAGATGGTCGCCCAGTGGGACACCGGCACCATCGGGATGCTCAGCCACAACCTGGGCTCCTACCAGGACCATCTGAAGGCCCTGGGCAAGGAGAAGTTCGCCGGAATCCCCAACCCGGTCGGGGACGGCGGCACCCGGGTCCAGGTCTCCAACCCCGTCGACGGACTCGGCATGTTCCGGTCCGGCAAGAACAAGACGGCGGCCTGGAAGTTCATCGAGTTCGCCGCCTCCCACGAGTCCAACAGCAAGTGGAACGAGTCGGCGGGCGCCATACCGGCCAACACCGAGGCGGCCAAGGACCCCTGGATCGGCGCGACCGAGCCGACCGCGCTCGGCGCGAAGTCGCTCACCGACGGTTCCACCAAGATCGTCCAGCTGCCGTACTACCTCCCCGACTGGAACAACATCAGCAAGGCCGACAACGAGCCGGAGTTCCAGAAGCTGCTGCTCGGCAAGGTCACGGCCAAGGCGTTCCTGGACAAGATCGCCGATGAGCTGAACGCCGCCCAGAAGGAGTGGAAGGAGATCGGCAACGGCTGA